One genomic region from Lycorma delicatula isolate Av1 chromosome 1, ASM4794821v1, whole genome shotgun sequence encodes:
- the LOC142318002 gene encoding deoxyuridine 5'-triphosphate nucleotidohydrolase-like: MEVFKIKNLNNFVDFPKYATEQTPGLDLISTIDSILIPGDIKIIATGIAISLPKKYEAQIRPRSGMAVSYGVTVVNAPGTGDDDYRGDSKVGLINLGDKDFTEQRGMRIAQMVISKYKRISWTESETLDEIERNGKGFRLNGLRQ; encoded by the coding sequence atggaagtttttaaaattaagaacttGAATAATTTCGTTGATTTTCCTAAATATGCTACTGAACAAACCCCcggtttagatttaatttcaacAATCGATTCGATTTTAATACctggtgatataaaaataatcgcAACCGGCATTGCTATATCGCTGCCTAAAAAGTATGAAGCGCAAATAAGACCTAGATCGGGTATGGCGGTGAGCTATGGCGTTACAGTTGTGAATGCACCGGGCACGGGTGATGATGATTACCGCGGTGACAGTAAAGTCGGTCTTATTAATTTGGGCGATAAAGATTTTACAGAGCAGAGGGGGATGAGAATAGCACAAATGGTAATATCGAAATATAAACGCATATCGTGGACGGAAAGCGAAACATTAGATGAAATCGAACGTAATGGTAAGGGTTTTCGTTTGAATGGTCTAAGACAATAA